In one Roseburia intestinalis L1-82 genomic region, the following are encoded:
- a CDS encoding InlB B-repeat-containing protein, with the protein MNKLHRSRYINVVVSMMMAFLMLAAMGTTQVHAAQYTTGTIDPAELKAGDVVYRGVQLTVDRQIVVCKKCNMIWITTGTDYGTGDMKRSEVVATEAHKDHPDKVGYSEFNWYFNLDSSGPLLKNTPYTIVENANIKYKIIYNTNGGSQIAEEKQTSLPDPLPAATKDGYEFAGWYTDADFTTIARPGQALTADTTLYAKWVEHRHTFRDEWSSNDTSHWHAATCEHTTEKKDEAAHVYGTAGVERYTCSVCKYVSETRKREAEAADKKNTESKPVKVKRTEAKDAALNSKFNVKAGKTVKVTWGKVKDADGYDVYMAYCGKDKEKVVKSVKAADSLSVEISKLKKKGINQKKNIKCHVLAYKMVDGKKVTVAKSITIHAAGKKNKSVTDAKSIKLKKTSYVLAKGKKAVVKASIVKKDKKRPIINHISEFRYATSDSKVAVVSKNGKITAKGKGSCSIYVYATNGCAQKIKVVVK; encoded by the coding sequence ATGAATAAGTTACACAGAAGCAGGTATATAAATGTAGTTGTATCAATGATGATGGCATTTTTGATGCTTGCTGCAATGGGAACGACACAGGTACATGCAGCACAATATACAACGGGAACGATTGATCCTGCCGAATTGAAAGCTGGAGATGTGGTTTACAGGGGGGTTCAGTTAACGGTAGACAGACAGATTGTGGTTTGTAAAAAGTGCAATATGATATGGATTACGACGGGCACGGATTACGGTACTGGAGATATGAAACGCTCTGAGGTGGTGGCTACGGAAGCCCATAAGGATCATCCGGATAAGGTGGGGTATAGCGAGTTTAACTGGTATTTTAATCTTGACAGCTCCGGCCCATTGTTAAAAAATACGCCATATACGATCGTAGAAAATGCTAACATTAAATATAAGATTATCTACAATACAAACGGTGGCAGTCAGATAGCAGAGGAAAAGCAGACGAGCCTGCCAGATCCGCTGCCAGCTGCGACGAAAGATGGATATGAGTTTGCCGGCTGGTATACAGATGCAGATTTTACGACGATTGCGCGGCCGGGACAGGCACTTACTGCCGACACGACTCTTTATGCAAAATGGGTAGAACACAGGCACACATTTAGGGATGAGTGGAGCAGCAATGATACTTCCCATTGGCATGCTGCCACGTGTGAACACACCACAGAAAAAAAGGATGAAGCAGCTCATGTTTATGGAACAGCAGGTGTGGAAAGATATACCTGTAGTGTCTGCAAATATGTAAGTGAAACAAGAAAAAGAGAAGCTGAGGCAGCAGATAAAAAGAATACGGAAAGTAAACCGGTAAAAGTAAAAAGGACAGAGGCAAAAGACGCAGCATTAAATTCGAAATTTAATGTGAAAGCAGGAAAGACGGTCAAGGTAACTTGGGGAAAAGTTAAAGATGCAGATGGTTATGATGTTTATATGGCATACTGCGGAAAAGATAAGGAAAAGGTTGTAAAGTCCGTAAAGGCAGCGGATAGTTTATCTGTTGAGATCAGCAAATTGAAAAAGAAAGGAATCAATCAGAAAAAAAATATAAAATGTCATGTTCTTGCATATAAGATGGTTGATGGCAAAAAAGTAACAGTTGCGAAATCGATTACGATACATGCAGCAGGAAAGAAGAATAAATCAGTAACAGATGCAAAAAGCATTAAACTGAAAAAGACTTCTTATGTATTGGCAAAAGGGAAAAAAGCTGTCGTAAAAGCTTCGATTGTCAAGAAGGATAAGAAACGTCCGATCATTAATCATATATCGGAATTCCGATATGCTACATCAGACAGTAAAGTGGCAGTGGTATCTAAAAATGGTAAGATCACCGCGAAAGGAAAAGGATCCTGTTCTATATATGTATATGCAACAAACGGATGTGCACAAAAAATAAAAGTTGTGGTCAAATAA
- a CDS encoding threonine/serine exporter family protein — MAVTKEILSLAVETGDALLRNGAEVYRVEDTVMHILEAYEIEEYDVYVLSNGIFASANENKDDACSMIRHVPLGQTHLGRIAALNQLSREICFHECSLKDAWTRLDECKAIPTCSKWTEVFFCGLGSGSFSFLFGGTPLDGVIAFIAGALLNMVLKKFSQRKTSKFITNIFGSALVTLVSLITFSIGLPVLYDKIIIGAIMPLVPGIALTTSIRDFFNGDYLSGAIHMIDAVLTAFCIAAGVGTVMTIYNLVVGGIL, encoded by the coding sequence ATGGCAGTCACAAAGGAAATTTTATCTTTAGCGGTGGAGACCGGAGATGCTCTTCTTCGAAATGGCGCGGAGGTGTACCGTGTGGAAGATACCGTAATGCATATCTTAGAGGCATATGAAATTGAAGAATATGACGTTTATGTGCTCTCAAATGGAATTTTTGCGAGTGCAAATGAAAATAAAGATGATGCGTGCAGCATGATCCGTCATGTCCCGCTCGGTCAGACACATCTTGGGCGTATCGCAGCCTTAAACCAGCTTTCGAGGGAAATCTGTTTCCACGAATGTTCCCTAAAAGATGCGTGGACACGTTTAGATGAATGTAAAGCGATTCCCACCTGCAGCAAATGGACGGAAGTCTTTTTCTGCGGTCTTGGAAGCGGCAGTTTTTCATTTCTGTTTGGCGGAACTCCGTTAGACGGCGTGATAGCATTTATCGCCGGCGCACTTTTAAATATGGTGTTAAAAAAGTTTTCACAGCGGAAAACTTCAAAATTCATCACCAATATTTTCGGCAGCGCACTTGTGACACTCGTCAGTCTGATCACTTTTTCCATTGGACTGCCGGTTTTGTATGACAAGATCATCATCGGTGCGATCATGCCGTTAGTGCCGGGGATCGCATTAACGACTTCAATCCGCGATTTCTTTAACGGCGATTATCTCTCCGGCGCGATCCACATGATCGATGCGGTTCTCACCGCTTTTTGTATTGCGGCAGGTGTCGGAACCGTCATGACGATCTATAATCTTGTAGTAGGAGGTATTTTGTAA
- a CDS encoding ABC-F family ATP-binding cassette domain-containing protein, giving the protein MNLINIEDLTKVYAERKLFDGASFSLQDGEKIGVIGINGTGKTTLLRMIMGDEETDEGTVTTANHVVIRYLPQHPEFEPEKSSLECVLEGNVTDENRWSVESDAKAMMMRLGIKDFMQPAGQLSGGQRKRLALISVLLSPADILLLDEPTNHLDNDMADWLEDYLKKWRGALIMVTHDRYFLDSVCNRIVEIDKGKIYSYQTNYSGYLELKTQRQEMEAASERKRQSILRVELEWIRRGARARSTKQKAHIQRYEELRDRQAPVQDSQVELSSISTRMGKTTVELENICKAYGERKLIDDFSYIFLKGDRVGFIGPNGCGKSTLMKIIAGIIPQDSGQVIIGQTVKMGYYAQEIASEKNEDENEIDLSYMDPNQRVIDYVKDTAEYIQTVDGVISASVLLERFLFPPEKQYSPIGKLSGGEKKRLNLLRVLATSPNFILLDEPTNNLDIATLTILEDYLDRYDGIVVTVSHDRYFLDRTMKRIFAFEGDGKLKQYEGGYTDYVNRLAAEGRTPGGNIAARSAGADISGNSQNQKSEESVIEKNDSTATWKQKKKLKFSYKEQKEYETIEDDIAALELKLEDLDNEMAANATNAAKLRELVEEKENAEKMLEEKMDRWEYLEELAAKIAGQQS; this is encoded by the coding sequence ATGAATCTGATTAATATAGAAGATCTGACAAAGGTCTATGCCGAAAGAAAGCTGTTTGATGGTGCATCATTTTCATTGCAGGATGGGGAGAAGATAGGTGTTATTGGTATCAATGGAACCGGAAAGACAACGCTTCTGCGGATGATCATGGGGGATGAGGAGACGGATGAGGGAACTGTTACGACTGCTAACCATGTGGTCATACGTTATCTGCCGCAGCATCCGGAATTCGAACCGGAAAAAAGCAGTCTGGAATGTGTGCTGGAAGGAAATGTAACGGATGAAAACCGCTGGTCTGTTGAAAGTGATGCCAAGGCAATGATGATGCGGCTTGGCATTAAAGATTTTATGCAGCCTGCAGGACAGTTATCCGGTGGACAAAGAAAGCGTCTTGCGCTGATATCCGTACTTCTTTCCCCGGCAGATATTCTGCTGCTGGATGAGCCTACAAACCATTTAGATAATGATATGGCAGACTGGCTGGAGGATTATCTGAAAAAATGGAGAGGTGCGCTTATCATGGTAACACATGACCGGTATTTTCTGGACAGTGTGTGCAACCGGATCGTGGAGATTGATAAAGGAAAAATTTATAGTTATCAGACGAATTATTCCGGGTATCTGGAATTAAAAACCCAGCGGCAGGAAATGGAAGCAGCCAGTGAACGAAAACGTCAGTCGATCCTGCGTGTGGAACTGGAATGGATACGCAGGGGTGCAAGGGCACGTTCCACAAAACAGAAAGCACATATCCAGCGCTATGAAGAGCTGAGAGACCGTCAGGCTCCGGTGCAGGATTCGCAGGTAGAATTAAGTTCTATTTCTACAAGAATGGGAAAAACGACTGTGGAGTTAGAAAACATCTGCAAGGCCTATGGAGAAAGAAAACTGATCGATGATTTTTCTTATATCTTTTTGAAGGGAGACAGAGTTGGATTTATCGGACCAAACGGTTGTGGAAAGTCTACTTTAATGAAAATTATTGCAGGCATTATTCCACAGGATTCCGGGCAGGTTATCATCGGACAGACTGTGAAAATGGGATATTATGCGCAGGAAATAGCCTCAGAAAAAAATGAGGATGAAAATGAAATTGATCTGTCATATATGGACCCAAATCAGAGAGTGATTGATTATGTAAAGGATACAGCAGAATATATTCAGACTGTGGACGGAGTCATATCTGCGTCTGTTTTATTGGAGCGTTTCTTATTTCCGCCGGAAAAACAGTACAGTCCGATTGGAAAACTGTCCGGCGGGGAAAAGAAAAGATTAAATCTGCTTCGGGTACTGGCGACATCCCCGAACTTTATTCTGCTGGATGAGCCTACAAACAATCTTGATATAGCTACGCTGACAATTTTAGAGGACTATCTGGATCGTTACGATGGCATTGTTGTCACGGTATCGCATGACCGCTATTTCCTTGATAGAACAATGAAGCGTATCTTTGCCTTTGAGGGAGACGGAAAACTGAAACAATATGAAGGCGGCTATACAGATTATGTAAACCGACTTGCGGCAGAGGGCAGGACACCGGGTGGAAACATTGCGGCGCGGTCTGCTGGTGCCGATATATCGGGTAATTCACAAAACCAGAAATCCGAAGAAAGTGTGATCGAAAAAAATGATTCGACTGCAACCTGGAAGCAAAAAAAGAAACTGAAATTCAGCTATAAAGAGCAGAAAGAATACGAGACGATCGAGGATGATATTGCAGCACTCGAACTAAAGTTAGAAGATTTAGATAACGAGATGGCAGCGAATGCCACCAATGCAGCAAAGCTGCGGGAGCTGGTTGAGGAGAAAGAAAACGCAGAGAAAATGTTAGAAGAAAAGATGGACAGGTGGGAGTATTTAGAAGAGCTGGCGGCAAAGATCGCAGGGCAGCAGAGCTAG
- a CDS encoding sensor histidine kinase — MLNITIDKVRHIEDKDANVRDTLVELQHALDKSEQERHFYDALCIDYTAAYLCDLMADTMTVIKKKSFSHCAAEELQSGSIQCYSQWIRHSYNTFVVKESAPGFMEMFDNRNLMAYLDDHESFVYRHRTLPNRAGMEYFEARAVRLYSDDDSYKIILGYRPIDDIVEEERESRQKLEQALKRAEEASHAKSAFWFNMSHDIRTPMNAIIGYTDLLEIYGDDVEKREDYLGKIKSSSEYLLSLLNDVLEMARIESGKYIMDETVTDIREFDRSICDVFENQLEQKGIRSVFL; from the coding sequence ATGCTAAATATAACCATTGACAAGGTCAGGCACATTGAAGACAAGGATGCCAATGTACGCGACACGCTTGTCGAATTACAGCACGCACTTGATAAATCTGAACAGGAAAGACATTTTTATGACGCTCTGTGCATTGACTACACTGCGGCATACTTATGCGACCTGATGGCAGATACCATGACTGTCATCAAGAAAAAATCATTCTCCCACTGTGCTGCCGAAGAACTCCAGTCTGGCAGCATACAATGCTATTCTCAATGGATACGGCATTCTTATAATACTTTTGTCGTGAAAGAGTCGGCCCCGGGCTTTATGGAAATGTTTGACAACAGGAATCTGATGGCATATCTGGATGATCATGAGAGCTTTGTATACCGGCACAGAACACTGCCGAACCGTGCAGGAATGGAATACTTTGAAGCGCGGGCAGTGCGTCTTTATTCAGATGATGACAGCTACAAGATCATTCTTGGCTACCGTCCGATCGATGACATTGTCGAAGAGGAAAGGGAAAGCCGTCAAAAATTAGAGCAGGCGTTAAAGAGAGCCGAGGAAGCAAGCCATGCAAAATCAGCCTTTTGGTTTAATATGTCTCATGACATCCGCACGCCGATGAACGCCATCATTGGTTATACTGATCTTTTAGAAATATATGGGGATGACGTGGAAAAACGGGAGGACTATCTTGGCAAGATCAAAAGTTCCAGTGAATATCTGCTATCCCTTCTCAATGATGTTTTAGAAATGGCGCGTATTGAAAGCGGAAAATATATCATGGACGAAACGGTAACGGATATCAGGGAGTTTGACCGGTCTATCTGCGATGTATTTGAGAATCAATTAGAGCAGAAGGGGATCCGTTCTGTTTTTCTGTAA
- a CDS encoding sensor domain-containing diguanylate cyclase, producing MEEAASMKLKHSILGLLLLFTLIPLGIFGIFSIYETNRKIDELTEQNVRAISENQVMNIKNFTQDRNNEMDMIASYQLTQNAILYSLRENESPLARNYVDNLLKERKKYSIFVASISVVNRNFHVVSSSEEYESGTVSAMKDVDPKYQTGEFIIGDVYERITDDGRKNVVPAYTGVYYNNELIGYVMEELDTAYFDDLRLNMDTLADGTFYLLDGNGAIITAGDTKNKRSLKTFVSKSSDRNDFQKKWDAIDHEKNPSGYVRYRYHRQDYITYYSDVENTGWGIRVTENLSAQKQTGRTYGVLIALGLSALIIGVFCTQYFMTKKIFAPITHILQVFAQIRESEDYSLRVHIQEKHETGELAAGINELLDYVEQADRKEKERQQKLLQMAENDPLTGIKNKKAIEKEMLSMVQRAVESHEQITFGFVDIDDFRDYNTNYGHQEGDAVIQFVAQTLKENIHGAVGRIGGDEFAFCYAGELEPERIRHNADKILEILRTQHVNEQTGEVLPVPCSIGIVMSQGDTLDYTQLIRKADLAMYQAKENGKNTFVLNVD from the coding sequence ATGGAGGAAGCTGCGAGCATGAAATTAAAACATAGTATTTTAGGGTTACTTTTACTTTTTACCCTGATACCGCTTGGTATCTTCGGAATATTTTCCATTTATGAAACGAACCGCAAGATTGATGAGCTGACGGAGCAGAATGTGCGGGCGATCAGCGAAAATCAGGTGATGAATATCAAAAACTTTACGCAGGACCGCAATAACGAGATGGACATGATCGCGAGTTATCAGCTGACGCAGAACGCGATCCTTTACAGTCTAAGGGAAAATGAAAGCCCTCTGGCACGAAACTATGTAGACAATCTGCTGAAGGAACGCAAAAAATACAGTATCTTTGTAGCGAGCATCTCTGTGGTAAACCGGAATTTTCATGTGGTCAGTTCAAGTGAAGAGTACGAATCGGGCACTGTCAGTGCAATGAAAGATGTCGATCCTAAATATCAGACCGGCGAATTTATTATCGGTGACGTGTATGAGCGTATAACAGATGACGGCAGGAAAAATGTCGTGCCCGCCTATACCGGCGTCTATTATAATAATGAACTGATCGGCTATGTGATGGAGGAGCTGGATACGGCATATTTTGACGACCTGCGGCTGAATATGGACACTCTTGCAGATGGAACTTTCTATCTTCTCGACGGCAATGGGGCGATCATCACGGCAGGTGACACAAAAAACAAGAGAAGCTTAAAGACATTTGTCTCTAAAAGTTCCGACCGCAATGATTTTCAGAAAAAATGGGATGCGATCGACCATGAGAAAAATCCGTCCGGTTATGTGCGCTACCGCTATCACAGACAGGATTATATTACATATTATTCCGACGTGGAAAATACCGGCTGGGGCATCCGTGTGACTGAAAATCTGAGTGCACAGAAGCAGACCGGCAGAACCTACGGTGTGCTGATCGCGCTCGGTCTTTCTGCACTCATTATCGGCGTATTCTGTACACAGTATTTCATGACAAAGAAAATTTTCGCACCGATTACCCATATTCTGCAGGTATTTGCGCAAATCAGGGAAAGTGAGGATTATTCCCTGCGTGTCCACATTCAGGAAAAACATGAGACAGGTGAACTGGCTGCGGGTATCAACGAGCTGTTAGACTATGTGGAACAGGCAGACCGGAAAGAAAAAGAGCGTCAGCAGAAACTTTTACAGATGGCAGAGAACGACCCTCTGACCGGTATCAAAAATAAAAAAGCGATTGAAAAAGAGATGCTTTCGATGGTGCAAAGGGCGGTTGAAAGCCATGAACAGATCACATTCGGCTTTGTCGATATCGATGATTTCAGGGATTATAATACCAATTACGGTCATCAGGAGGGCGATGCTGTCATCCAGTTCGTAGCGCAGACACTTAAAGAAAACATACACGGTGCAGTCGGCAGGATCGGAGGGGACGAGTTTGCATTTTGCTATGCCGGTGAGTTAGAACCGGAACGCATCCGGCATAATGCCGACAAAATTCTTGAGATTCTGCGCACGCAGCATGTAAACGAACAGACCGGCGAGGTGCTGCCGGTGCCGTGCAGTATCGGCATTGTCATGTCCCAGGGCGATACGCTTGACTATACACAGCTAATCCGCAAGGCAGATCTGGCAATGTATCAGGCAAAAGAGAACGGCAAGAATACATTTGTCCTGAACGTGGACTGA
- a CDS encoding threonine/serine exporter family protein — MFIQFIVSMIATLSFAVLFCAPKSELLFCGLTGAIGWIVYLICLQFDTGTVIANMIATLALTVFSRMVAALRKNPVTVYLIAGIFPLVPGAGIYYTSYYFIMNDMNEFSRYGMETIKVAGAIVLGIIFGFSLPQAWFNALQHRTKRQRSHA; from the coding sequence ATGTTTATTCAGTTTATTGTCAGTATGATCGCAACGCTTTCTTTTGCCGTGCTGTTTTGTGCACCAAAATCAGAACTTCTCTTCTGCGGACTTACCGGTGCGATCGGATGGATCGTCTATCTGATCTGCCTGCAGTTTGACACCGGAACCGTCATTGCAAACATGATCGCAACACTTGCCCTCACGGTCTTTTCAAGGATGGTTGCCGCCCTGCGTAAAAATCCGGTGACCGTCTACCTGATCGCCGGTATTTTCCCACTGGTGCCGGGGGCTGGTATTTATTATACTTCCTATTATTTTATTATGAATGACATGAATGAATTTTCACGTTACGGAATGGAGACAATCAAAGTTGCCGGAGCGATCGTACTCGGTATCATCTTCGGTTTTTCCCTGCCGCAGGCATGGTTTAACGCACTGCAGCACCGGACAAAACGGCAAAGAAGCCATGCCTGA
- a CDS encoding isomerase, whose translation MKRKILAIMLSSMLAFSFTACGNTEETADGTVTNAEADVDVDVADTGTDVETDVAETDAADIVVDTEAADAQSEDVETDSTEDLFCLLDVPILEMPDLAGTTWSFCGGNIGGVQMTQDDYDAALEQYGGKLEIVFSDDGSTVQMVQGGGTLDGVCEYHYEDEGVRLTFDNNGTDLVYACVFADFDGLTMVALSDTSGYNAVYFVQ comes from the coding sequence ATGAAAAGAAAAATTTTAGCAATTATGTTGAGTTCAATGCTGGCATTCTCTTTTACCGCCTGCGGGAATACCGAGGAGACTGCTGATGGCACAGTGACAAACGCAGAGGCAGATGTAGATGTAGATGTGGCAGATACTGGCACTGATGTGGAGACCGATGTGGCAGAGACCGATGCAGCAGATATTGTTGTGGACACAGAGGCAGCAGATGCACAAAGCGAAGATGTGGAAACAGATTCTACCGAAGACTTATTCTGCCTGCTTGATGTGCCGATTTTAGAGATGCCGGACTTAGCAGGAACAACCTGGAGTTTCTGTGGGGGTAACATTGGCGGTGTGCAAATGACACAGGACGATTATGATGCTGCATTAGAGCAGTATGGCGGAAAATTGGAGATCGTGTTTAGCGATGATGGTTCCACTGTACAGATGGTACAGGGAGGTGGAACGTTAGACGGTGTCTGCGAATATCATTATGAGGATGAAGGTGTGCGTTTAACATTTGACAATAACGGCACAGATCTGGTATACGCCTGCGTGTTTGCAGATTTTGACGGACTGACAATGGTAGCATTGTCCGATACTTCCGGATACAATGCAGTATATTTTGTACAGTAA
- a CDS encoding LemA family protein, whose amino-acid sequence MEISVIVCLLVILLAIWIVSVRKKLAIMDENINHSMNQIGVQLSSRFDALLSLLDFTKKYAGYEAQTLTDEVNEKRCIIMETSTPEEVLRQEGVINEVLFRTQTVLEEYPGSTDENEYIKCMDAVECYEKMVQTSRLIYNDSVTKLNRELHIFPTSVLAHMLGFEKRDYLVEN is encoded by the coding sequence ATGGAGATCTCTGTAATTGTTTGTTTGCTTGTGATTTTACTTGCCATATGGATTGTTTCTGTACGGAAAAAATTAGCAATCATGGATGAAAATATCAATCATTCCATGAATCAGATCGGAGTGCAGCTTTCGTCACGGTTTGATGCGTTACTTTCCCTGCTTGATTTTACAAAAAAATATGCAGGATACGAGGCACAGACACTTACAGATGAAGTAAATGAAAAACGGTGTATCATTATGGAAACTTCCACACCGGAGGAGGTTTTGCGCCAGGAAGGTGTGATAAACGAGGTGCTTTTCCGGACACAGACGGTTTTAGAAGAATATCCGGGTTCGACTGATGAAAATGAATACATCAAATGTATGGACGCGGTAGAGTGTTATGAAAAAATGGTGCAGACCAGCCGGCTGATTTATAATGATTCGGTGACAAAATTAAACAGAGAGCTTCACATTTTTCCAACCAGTGTACTTGCACATATGCTCGGATTTGAAAAACGGGATTATCTGGTAGAAAATTAG
- a CDS encoding DUF1846 domain-containing protein, whose product MRIGFDNDKYLKIQSEHIKERISQFGDKLYLEFGGKLFDDYHASRVLPGFAPDSKLQMLMQLSDVAEIVIVISAADIEKNKVRGDLGITYDVDVVRLIGEFEKKGLYVGSVVITQFAGQNGAVQFREKLEKRGIKVYQHYKIEGYPSNIPLIVSENGFGKNDYIETTRPLVVITAPGPGSGKMATCLSQLYHENIRGTKAGYAKFETFPIWNLPLKHPVNLAYEAATADLNDVNMIDPFHLEAYGKTTVNYNRDIEIFPVLNAIFEGIYGENTYYKSPTDMGVNMAGNCIIDDEACCVASKMEIIRRYYTAVNKLVKEEATENEVYKIELLMKQAKITTDDRKVTVAAKKRAEESGVPTAAIELSDGTIITSKTSDFLGASAALLLNALKYLAGIEHDEKLIRPEAIEPIQDLKVRFLGGKNPRLHTDEVLIALSLAAVSNENAKCAIEQIPALRGCQVHTSVMLSEVDIKIFKKLGVDLTSEPVRSGLKLY is encoded by the coding sequence ATGAGAATAGGATTTGATAATGACAAATATTTAAAAATTCAGTCGGAGCATATCAAAGAACGCATCAGCCAGTTCGGTGATAAGCTGTATCTGGAATTTGGCGGAAAATTATTTGATGACTACCATGCGTCTAGGGTATTGCCGGGATTTGCACCGGACAGTAAACTTCAGATGCTGATGCAGCTTTCGGATGTTGCGGAAATCGTAATTGTGATCAGTGCTGCAGATATTGAGAAAAACAAGGTGCGTGGAGATCTTGGCATTACCTATGATGTGGATGTTGTCCGTCTGATCGGAGAGTTTGAGAAAAAAGGACTCTATGTCGGAAGTGTGGTCATCACACAGTTTGCCGGACAAAATGGTGCAGTGCAGTTTCGGGAAAAACTCGAAAAACGTGGAATCAAAGTATATCAGCATTATAAGATCGAGGGGTATCCGTCGAATATTCCACTGATCGTCAGCGAGAATGGTTTTGGAAAAAATGATTATATTGAGACGACAAGACCGCTTGTGGTTATTACTGCGCCGGGGCCTGGAAGCGGAAAAATGGCAACCTGTCTTTCACAGCTTTATCATGAAAACATTCGCGGAACCAAAGCCGGCTATGCGAAGTTCGAGACATTCCCAATCTGGAATCTTCCGTTGAAGCACCCGGTCAACCTTGCATATGAGGCTGCAACAGCAGACTTAAATGATGTGAATATGATTGACCCGTTCCATCTGGAAGCATATGGAAAGACCACGGTGAACTACAACCGTGATATAGAAATATTTCCTGTTTTAAATGCAATTTTTGAGGGAATATACGGTGAAAATACCTATTACAAATCGCCGACTGATATGGGAGTAAATATGGCAGGAAACTGCATCATCGATGATGAAGCCTGCTGCGTGGCATCTAAAATGGAAATTATCAGGCGTTATTACACCGCAGTGAATAAACTGGTAAAAGAAGAAGCGACTGAAAATGAAGTTTACAAGATCGAACTATTAATGAAACAGGCGAAGATCACGACAGACGACAGAAAAGTTACCGTTGCCGCAAAGAAGCGTGCGGAGGAATCAGGTGTTCCGACCGCAGCAATTGAACTTTCGGATGGAACGATCATTACATCAAAAACGTCTGATTTCCTTGGAGCATCAGCAGCATTGCTTTTAAATGCTTTAAAATATTTAGCTGGAATTGAACATGACGAGAAGCTGATCCGCCCGGAGGCAATTGAGCCAATCCAGGATTTGAAGGTACGTTTCTTAGGAGGAAAGAATCCAAGACTTCACACAGACGAAGTTTTGATCGCGTTATCTCTTGCAGCGGTTTCCAATGAAAATGCAAAATGCGCCATTGAGCAGATTCCTGCACTCCGCGGCTGTCAGGTGCATACTTCGGTTATGCTTTCCGAGGTGGATATTAAAATTTTCAAAAAACTGGGTGTGGATCTGACAAGTGAACCGGTACGCAGTGGATTGAAGCTGTACTAA